One segment of Pseudanabaena sp. ABRG5-3 DNA contains the following:
- a CDS encoding transposase: MTLELIAEVVPRPEQRPFFLFGLDCTSIERQFAKTLADRGMVHQATQIAGNKPIAIGHSYSMLAVIPERNEGDAPWTIPLEMSRVSTDSNSTQKGIAQLNVVLNNPNLPWSKELCVAVVDSAYGNKQFLSPLQQQKNLVILARSRSNRVFYQSPVISETPAHRGHPTWYGARFDLKEPDTWHEPTEVSHLSYKTRRGRTIKATINAWSNMLMRGGKALPTQLFPFTLLRIESVDEFDQSLFRPMWLIVIGERRGQLSALQAHQSYRQRFDLEHSFRFQKQNLLLTTFETPDVEHEQQWVKFVMLAYIQLWAAHSIAVALPRPWEKHLIPLPFTRISPSKVQQDWFRIISQLGSPAVSPKTRGYSSGRKLGQIQSRRPRLPVIKKRKSPASVPKFAA, encoded by the coding sequence ATTACGTTAGAACTAATAGCAGAGGTTGTACCGAGACCAGAACAACGCCCATTTTTCCTGTTTGGACTGGATTGCACCAGCATAGAGCGCCAATTTGCCAAAACATTGGCAGATCGAGGGATGGTACATCAAGCGACGCAGATAGCAGGCAACAAACCGATCGCGATCGGTCATAGCTATTCAATGCTAGCGGTGATACCCGAACGCAATGAAGGAGATGCACCATGGACAATCCCATTAGAAATGAGTCGGGTATCGACGGACTCGAATAGTACCCAGAAGGGAATCGCGCAACTGAATGTGGTTTTGAATAATCCTAATTTGCCTTGGAGCAAGGAATTATGCGTAGCTGTTGTTGACAGCGCTTACGGAAACAAACAGTTCCTGAGTCCATTGCAACAACAGAAAAATCTCGTAATCTTGGCAAGGTCGCGTAGTAATCGCGTGTTTTATCAAAGTCCTGTGATTTCAGAAACACCTGCTCACAGAGGACATCCCACTTGGTATGGAGCGCGTTTTGACCTTAAAGAGCCAGATACATGGCACGAGCCAACTGAAGTGTCACATCTCTCATATAAAACTCGCCGTGGACGAACGATTAAGGCGACTATTAACGCTTGGTCTAATATGCTCATGCGTGGTGGCAAAGCTCTCCCAACACAGCTATTTCCTTTTACTTTGTTGCGAATCGAGAGTGTTGATGAATTTGACCAATCCCTGTTTCGTCCCATGTGGCTAATCGTCATCGGTGAACGACGTGGTCAGTTATCGGCACTACAAGCCCATCAGTCCTACCGTCAACGCTTTGACCTCGAACATTCTTTTCGCTTTCAAAAACAGAATTTACTTTTGACGACTTTTGAAACTCCCGATGTCGAACACGAACAGCAATGGGTCAAATTTGTGATGCTTGCTTATATCCAACTTTGGGCAGCCCATTCCATCGCTGTTGCTCTGCCTCGTCCTTGGGAGAAACATCTCATTCCCCTTCCCTTTACTCGCATTAGTCCTTCTAAGGTTCAGCAGGACTGGTTTCGTATTATTTCGCAGTTGGGTTCTCCTGCTGTTTCTCCCAAAACTCGTGGTTATTCATCTGGTCGCAAACTGGGGCAAATTCAGTCCCGTCGTCCTCGTCTTCCTGTTATTAAAAAACGCAAATCTCCTGCTTCTGTTCCTAAATTTGCTGCCTGA